The following nucleotide sequence is from Deinococcus planocerae.
TCAATCGGCTCAAGGATTTTCGGGCCATCGCCACCCGATACGAGAAGCGCGGACACCAGTTTTTAGCCGGTGTCCACGTCGCTTGCATCCTCCTCTGGCTCTGAAATTTCAGCCAGACAGACCCTAGTGGTTGAACCTCGGCGTTCGGGGATCAGGGTCGTCGGGCCGATCCGTCACACGCCGAATTGGCAAGGTAGTGTTCCAGACGCGTTCACCACGAACGACTTTCAGGTGAACTGGAAGCGCCACACGGTCACGTGTCCACAGGGCCACGAGTCCAGACCGTGGCGGGAACGGAACAAGCCGGGCGAGCCCCACATCTTTCATGCCCGCTTTCGTCGGGGGGACTGCCGGGCGTGCCCGGTTCGGGCACGCTGTACTCGGAACGCCGTCGGTGATCCCCGGAACGTCAGCGTTTTACCCCGGCCCCTGTACGAAGCGCGCAAAGCGCAACGTGAAGAGCAGAAAACGCCCGAGTGGCAGCGGAACTACCAGCGCCGGGCAGGGATCGAAGGCACCCTCTCACAGGGGGTCCGCGCGTGCGGCGCAGCCCGCACGCGCTATCGAGGGCAGCGCAAGACGGCGCTGCACGAGGTGTGCGTCGCCGCCGCGATCAACGTGCAGCGCATCGGGGCGTGGTTCGGTGGAGTGCCGCGAGAGACGACGCGCACCTCAAGGCTCGCCGCCCTTTTCGCCTGACCGCCAATTCGCCACCAGTATCGCATCTTGTCTCAGCCCCTTTTAGTGGAAGTACAGCCTCAGGAAGACCTTCGGGCGGTGTGATGGGACCTCGCTGTCCTATACGGCCCATTTCAGAGATAGGCATGGCCCAGGGCAGGGTGAAGCCGGGTGCGGTTGTACCAGTGGAGGCTGGGAGGTGAGGTTGATCTCTTCAGAGCGCTCTCTCGCCTTTATGGGTAGAGGAGCTACACGCCTATGGGCAGGTGCTTCCTGACCTCAGTGGTAGACGCGGTGCAATTCGGAGACGTACCGCGCCAACTCGTGCGCCGGGGCGTCCACCTTCTGCGCGGCCCGGACGCGCTCCTGTAAAACCTCCGTATCGAGGGGGTCTACCTTGAGGACCTGGTTGGCAAACAACACCACCCGCCGCCAGTCCCCCCGCTCGCGCGCCCGCGTCATCTGGCGGCGCAGCTCGATGGTCAGCGCGAGCAGCGCTTCCTCTCGCTTCTGCCGCACCCAGTCACTCTCCTCGACCCCGGGCAGGAACTCTCCCCGGTAGAGCGCCACTGCCCGGGCGGCCTCCCCGTCCCTCACGGTCGCCAGCAGGTGCGTGACGTCCAGCTCCACCTGCACGCCCGGCCCGAGGCGATACACCGGCGCCCGGTGCGGCCCGCTGCACCCCACCACCTCGGCCCCGAGCTTGTCGCGCAGGTCCCAGATGCACTGCCGGAGGTAGCTGCTGCCCGTCTGGTCATCCTTGTCGGGAAACAGTTCTAACTGCATCTGGGCCCGCGTCCGCCCGGGGTGCAGCGTCAGGTAGGTCAGGAGCAAGGGACTGT
It contains:
- a CDS encoding transposase, whose protein sequence is MNWKRHTVTCPQGHESRPWRERNKPGEPHIFHARFRRGDCRACPVRARCTRNAVGDPRNVSVLPRPLYEARKAQREEQKTPEWQRNYQRRAGIEGTLSQGVRACGAARTRYRGQRKTALHEVCVAAAINVQRIGAWFGGVPRETTRTSRLAALFA